In Zingiber officinale cultivar Zhangliang chromosome 1A, Zo_v1.1, whole genome shotgun sequence, the DNA window tcctcttcctcCCCCAAAAACCCGTCTACTCGATCACCGCCCTTTCCATCGCCGGCTTCAacgcttcctcctcctcctcctccctctcCCCTACCTTCCTCGCCACCGTTCACGCCGAGAACCCCAACCAAAAGATCGGCCTCAGCTACCTCAACGGCGGCGACGTCTCGGTGTCCTTCGCGGGAGTCAGCCTCTGCCGCGGCGATTGGCCGGCCTTCTTCCAGCGGAGGCGCAACTTGACGTTGTTCCAGGTGCCGATGACGGGGGCGGGCACACGCTTGTCGTCGGCGATGCGTCAGCAGTTGGAAGCGGCGCAGCGACGGCGTTAAGTCGCGTTGCTGATCGGCATTAAAGTTCCGGTCCGTCTGAAGTTTGGGGCCGTTACCAGCTGGACTATGACCGTTAACGCCCGTTGCCACGTCACCGTCGACACGTTGACGGCCGAATCCAACATCGTAACGGAGTCTTGCCAAGTTAAAAATGTAATTTAACGGAAATGCCAAACCATCTTCTTTCGTGTAGTTTAATGCCTTTATTTTTCCGATTTGTAAATTAATAAATGTTTTAAAGTTGCAAAGcgtactaatattttttttttggacaAGTATAATTGAAGCACAAGAAAATAATATATTTCGAATCTCCTCGAACATATGCTTTTGTGTACTATATTTCATACAGATACCATGTGCATTTGATAAGATATGCTCTTTTAATAAACTAATATACAGAGATTATAAATGGAAAGTTCCATAATGACGAGATTGGATTGAGAAAAATAGTCTCCTTCCATGTATTATCAGATTGGGAAAAAAATCGTAATGATAATTAATTACTTGGCAATATTGGGAGAAGAAGAAATACagtgaataaaaaaaatacttaaaaatagtttgaaaattgGGGGCGATAAGGTCAGTTAGAATTCTTACTTTCCTTACATAGAAAAAATTTATCATATCAATTGATATAATGAGCAAATATACTGTGAATTCCCTGCCAAATAAAAAATAAGCCTTCTTCTATGTTCTATCATGTATGCGTATGTGTATATAAACATCTCCGATCTCCATTTCTACTCAATAGATACATTTGAGTGATCATATCGTCTGTTGCAAAATGAGAAGTGGTAATCAAGATAAAATTGCTATTCCGAGCTGCAAAGATGATTCATGGATGGAAGTGGAAAGCCTTCTCGGTGCTCCGCCGCCAAGCATCTTCGACGTCCCTTTACCGCAAGGCGACGTAGAATCGATCGATGAGAGGGTAATCAGAGGGCTTAGATCGCGCATTTGGAACGATATCGCCCGCCTCAGACGCCTCAAAGAGTTTCATCGGTacaagaagcttcagcaaagccGCGTCGTCGGCGTCGCCGGGATGGATCGCTCCCAAGCGCAGCAATCGCAACGCAAGAAGTTAGCGCGCGTCCATGGGAGGATCTTAATCGAAGCGCTGGAGCTGATGGAAGAGGGCAACGCCAAGGGGTTCGTCTTCGGCCTGGTTCCCTGCCACAGCAAGCCCGTCACCGGATGCTCCGCCAACCTTCGCGCTTGGTGGAAGGATATCGTCCGCTTCGACCGCAACGGCCCCATGGCAATGACCAAGCACCATATGGAGACTTGCCCCGGCGACTTTGTGAGGAGTAAGATCGCCGTCGGCTTCTCCATCCCCGTCGCGCTGACAGAGCTGCGCGACGTTACTTTGAGCTCGCTCCTCTCTGCCTTGATGCCCGTCTGCGAGCCGCCGCAACGCAAGTTCCCGGTCGAAAAGGGTCAGCCGCCGCCTTGGTGGCCGACTATGGAGGAGGGCTGGTGGCGCGAGGTAGGGCTGCCCAAGAACCCCACTCGACCCCCCTACAAGAAGCCACACGATCTCAACAAGGCATGGAAGATTAGCGTGCTCATTGCGATCCTCAAGCACTTGATGCCCGATCTCAACAAGATCCAGTACATCATCAACCATAGCAAGTGCCTAGAGAATAAGATCACTGCTAAGGAAGTTGAAATTCTCAACATTGTTCTATTGCATGCGCTCAATAAGCATTCAAAGAAGGAGCAAGAATCCCCCGAAATATGTCAGGAAGACAATTTTCAGTCTCAGACGTTCCCCAATGAACACCACCAGTTTTTCGAAGCTCTACTAGGGGAAGACAATTTTCAACCCTCTTCATTATGAATCACTAATTATCAGGTATTTAAGGAATATGATTGATTCAAAGAGTTTGAGATTTGAGTCATTATCATTGCTTGTCTAATAAAATGTGCTACTTGAGATCAGATGCTTCAGTTTAAGATAATCAGTCACCTTGTATTAAATGAGATGAATATGCCAAGCACCAACAATTCATTTCCCCTAAAACAAAGAATTAAAGGTCGTTCACCTGActctataaatttaaattaaagcaaagaaaaaaattgaaaaggaTAAATCAGTTATTTAATCAAGAGAGGAATTGAAATTTACCCTGAAACATAGAATGCTAAGCACCAACAATTCATTATCAAATTCAGAAACTTAACACGCCTAGACGGTAAAAACTTGTCAAAATTGACTTCTGCATGCATAGTGGTGCAGATAGAGCAACGAATATGAAAGTGTAACATGTAATTGGCACGTTAAGCACCAGTTGACTTTGATATTTACATCAGACCATATTTAgaagtagatggaggatccaagtATGGACACCTCAACTTACATAAACCACTGACAAGATTGCATATCCAGTAGAAACATACCATTCCTGATAAAATATCCTACAGAGTCTCGTCTTCATGGTGCAGATACAAGCCAAACCGAGCACAGGCTTTGCAGAAGGCTAGTTCTTCTGCTGCAGCAACCGGGTCTTTAAATCGCTCATCATTCAAAGACACTGACACAGTAGAGTCACGGTGTGCCTGCAACAATCATCTATATTTAGCTTAATACATGCGAGAAATCTGACAGCATTTTGCCTATAAAAAGGTCGAGAGCAACATGCCATCGCATATTTTGATTCTGTTAAAACAAGCATTTTACCAAGGAGATAATACTTAATAAAACAGGTAAGTGGTTTGACACTTGATCCGGTAATTCAATACGACAAAAGCAAATAAGAAGCTACTATttgatattcaaacattcaaaacTGAGataaaaatgggaaaaaaaattgTGAAATAAAATTGTTATATAGGCAAGTACCTCGCCATCCAATCCATGTACCGTGACTCGATATACCGCAGTCATAGTGCCATCGTATGAGAATATGACATTACGAACTTCCCCACACCAGCCTTAggataagcaaaaaaaaaaaaaaatcgaattgAATGAAATTTAAAACAAGATTCATAAGACTGCCATCAAACTGAGATATTACAGCTCCAACTGAACTAAGTAAAAGGTAAGCAGATATCACAAAATATACACGAAATTCTATTTGAacggaaaaaaaaatatatagatctAAATCAAATCTGTCTTCTAGTTGTTTAAGGAGGGCCAAaatgaattatattaaaaaattcttaAGCCCTGACTATGTAGTTTGACTACATATACCTTTTTTCCCAATGTCTATGTTTAGGGCCAGACCATACAGGAGTTGCTATTTGAAAGAAAATAATTTCTGTATGTCAAATATGTCCTATATAAAGCGGTGGAGATGGCACGTTGGACAAGTGACTATTGACTTGGAGAAGACCTCGAACTGGAGAAAAGGTTGCGAACTAGAGCGAAAAGGGACTCCGAGTGCCTTCTTCCTCTATGCACACACGAAAGAGAGATCCCACAAAAGTCTAGAGCGAGAACCAAGGGAGCGGTCCCTGGCgcagaccctccgatgctcaagtcaaccAAAGTGAAAAAGATGAACAATAATTCTATAGCAAGTATGTATGTGTGCCTCTGAGAGCGTACCTGGCCAAGAGAGGATCTCCCTTTTTGtatcacctctcataacctcaGTAATAATGAGGTGACAAAGAATATTAACTGCCAGAAACTATTGGATAATGGAAGATATACCGTCTGAAAAATGTGTCGTTACCCTCCGAGGAATCTTCCATTAACAATGTCTGAACTGTCTTTTATAACTTGCGTCATTAATGAGGCAGTTGAGAGAATATGCTATCATAACGTGTTAGCTGATAGGAGGTGTAGAGTCACCTTCAAGGAAGGTTCCACTAAATGAGTATATTATaatagaagaatattctctgacaaataATCGTTATTCTCTGACACTGCTAAAATCCGATCGACCCTGCTTCTGACCAACTGTATGATAAGGGATTTGTACCCTTACAGAGTGGGGAGCGCTGTATTATAAGTCTAACCGTCCATGGGGTCGGTCATCTTTATACTGAGAGTTGTATTATAAGACTGATGAAACTGAACCGGTAAGCTGGAAGTAATATTGCAGAAGTGGGGAGTTGGACCCCATCTGTGTTGTTAAGGCGCGCCTGAGGCGCGCCCGGGCGCTAGGCGCACAAGGCGCTGGGAAGAACGCCTCTTCCCACGCGAGGCGGGCGTTGTTCGCCAGGCGCGTGCCTAGGCGCGCCACGTGCGCCTTTGCACCTCAACGAAGGCACGATCGAGGCGCCGTGATCGATCGTGAACAGATatggattttaaacaaaaaaaaaacattccaAATCAACGTTGTTcggaattagggcacgggaaaCAGGAGAAGAAAACGCAGGAAGTGAGGAAGAGAACGCAGGAAGGGAGGAAGAAACCTGAGCCCTTTTTCATCTGTCGTCGCCATCGCTGTCGCGCCATCGCTAAGGAAGAAACCCAAGTATattttgttgggaccgatgtgcctgctagagggggggtgaatagcgtttcgtcgcacttgcgtcggtttgcttcgtcttgttgttgtgcaacgaaatactcgaagacaaaaactcacaatgctaacacctaggatttacttggtatccacctcaagaagaggtgactaatccaaggatccacacacgacacgctatctccactaatgaaaacctctttctcggtcgcagccgaaggcggagaagcctcgtacaaactcacacacaacaaaataactcaca includes these proteins:
- the LOC122003196 gene encoding protein ETHYLENE-INSENSITIVE 3-like 1a, with protein sequence MRSGNQDKIAIPSCKDDSWMEVESLLGAPPPSIFDVPLPQGDVESIDERVIRGLRSRIWNDIARLRRLKEFHRYKKLQQSRVVGVAGMDRSQAQQSQRKKLARVHGRILIEALELMEEGNAKGFVFGLVPCHSKPVTGCSANLRAWWKDIVRFDRNGPMAMTKHHMETCPGDFVRSKIAVGFSIPVALTELRDVTLSSLLSALMPVCEPPQRKFPVEKGQPPPWWPTMEEGWWREVGLPKNPTRPPYKKPHDLNKAWKISVLIAILKHLMPDLNKIQYIINHSKCLENKITAKEVEILNIVLLHALNKHSKKEQESPEICQEDNFQSQTFPNEHHQFFEALLGEDNFQPSSL
- the LOC122010053 gene encoding NDR1/HIN1-like protein 13, which encodes MLHEHHFSSSPEPPGSPCSSESSIQNFIPKLPPSPGDYFVQVQKDRIFRVPPPQNSRRMAIYTRRASSRRRRTCLRCLAWTAAPILLLAAALAVLYLLFLPQKPVYSITALSIAGFNASSSSSSLSPTFLATVHAENPNQKIGLSYLNGGDVSVSFAGVSLCRGDWPAFFQRRRNLTLFQVPMTGAGTRLSSAMRQQLEAAQRRR